A region of the Flintibacter sp. KGMB00164 genome:
AAGGAGTTCCACATCGATCTGGCCAAGGGGGAGGTAGGGCGCTATGCCGTTCTGCCGGGAGACCCCGGCCGTTGCGAAAAGATCGCACAGTATTTGGAGAATCCCCGGAAGATTGCCCAGAACCGGGAGTACGTCACTTACGTGGGCGAACTGATGGGGGAGAGGGTGGCCGTTACCTCCACCGGCATCGGCGGGCCTTCGGCATCCATTGCCATGGAGGAGCTGATCCACTGCGGAGTGGATACCTTTATCCGGGTGGGTACCTCCGGGGGCATGCAGCCCGAGGTGTGCGGGGGAGACCTGGTCATTGCCACTGGTGCAGTGCGCGCCGAGGGTACCACCCGAGAGTACGCACCCATCGAGTACCCCGCTGTGGCCCACTACGAGGTAGTGAAAGCTCTGGAACGGGCAGCTCAGGAGATGCAGGCCAAGTACCACGTGGGCGTAGTTCAGTGTAAGGACAACTTCTACGGCCAGCACAGCCCGGAGACCATGCCATGTCATACTTGGCTCACTGACCGCTGGGAGGCTTGGAAAGCCTGTGGGGCTTTGGCCTCGGAGATGGAGTCAGCGGCTCTGTTTATTACCGCCGCCGTGCGCCGGGTACGCATGGGCACCGTGCTGCTGGTGCTGGCCAACCAGACCCGCCGGGAGATGGGTCTGCCCGACGTGGCGGTGTACGACACAGACCTGGCGGTGAAGACCGCTGTGGCCGGCATTGGCCAGCTCATCCAGGCGGATAAAAACAAAAAATAAAAATATGGGCGGCAGAAGCGTTTGCTTTTGCCGCCCATATTTTTATTCATAGATCAGGAGTTCACCGGAGGACACCCGCTCCAGGGCGTCCCGGTCCTGGATGTAGTAACAATTGTGCTCCTTGGAGAGAATGTTCAGGGCGCACAACTGCTTCATGATCCGCAGCAGGTGACGATAGCTGGTGTTCAGAGCATCGGCGCAGTCGGTGAGCTGAAGGGTGAAGAGGTGGTTGGTGGTGTTGAGCAGAATAAACTGGGCCAGGCGCACCTCCAGAGGGTCCAGCAGGGTGGTAGAGTAGCGGCCCTCGTTGTTGATCTTACTGGCCAGCAGCTCACAGATATTCCGCACGAAGGTGAGGTCGTTGAGCAGAGCCGTGCGGTAGCGTGGGAGATTGATGGCAATACAAACCGTATCGGACAAGGCCTTCACGTTGAAGGTTGGAGGCTTTCCAAACAGGGAGGATGCCTCGCCCACCAGGGTCTGGTGCTGAGTAAAGGAGACACAGTTGTTCTTTTCGTTGGTGGTGTAGGAAAAGCAGATGGTCTTTCCGCTCATGACAAAGTAGAGGTAGTCCGACGGAACGCCCGCCGTGACCAGGTACTCATTGCGGGCAAAGCAGACCAAATCGGAGATCTCATGGATGTCCAGGGTCATATAGTCCGCCAGCTTGTGGGTTTGGATCAATCTTTCTTTTTGGACGGGGTCGTGCAAAATCTTCAAAATATCCCCTTCTCTCTTCCCGGTGTTGCCCTCTTCCTGTGTTTGAATATAGCACAATGCCCATTGGAAAACAATATGTCCACTTCCTTTTGTGATATGTGACACAGGTCATTTGTGACAGGTACACAAAATGGTACAGTGATGTCAGCAAGGCACCAAACACAAGAAAGGAGCACAGAGAACAATGAGAGAGAAAAAACGAAACGGACTAAGCAGGGCACTGCGGATCTTCTACGGAGTAGGGGACTGCGGCTACACCCTGACCACCAATGTGGAATCGTATTTCTTCAGCTTTTTCCTCACCAACATGGCCCAGTATTCCATGGCAACCATCTCCGTCATCACCACCGTGACCAGCGTAGTCTGCGCCATCCTGGTGGGCGTGGCCGGCGGCATCATCAACAGCAGCAAACCTATGCGGTGGGGACGCTACCGGTCCTGGCTGGTGGTGATCCCCTGGCTGATCCCTCTGATTTACCCCTTCCAGTTTGTCAAGATCGGTGACGGCGTAGTCTCCGGCCTCATTATCATGGCGGCGGCCATCATCAGCCATACCCTGTGGCAGTTCCCCTATGTAGCCAGCATCTCCATGATCAGCGTGGCCGGTAAGACTCAGGAGGAGCGGGCTCAGCTGTCCTCCACCCGGGCTATGTGGAACAGCTTCTCCAAGGTGATCTTCTCCCTGGTAGGCGTGCCTCTGGCCGGTGTGTTCGCCAGCATTCTGGGTACCAAGAATCAGTACGCCGGCGTGGCCTTCTGTTTGGGCCTGGCCATGGTGATCGGCTACTACATCCACTTCCGCATGTTTGAAGGCTATGAGGAGAAAGAGGACACCCTCCAGAATCAGAAGGCTCCCGCCAAGGAGAAGACCAGCCTGAAGGATCTGGCCGTCTCCCTGGTGCAGAACCCCTCCCTGGTGGCTCTGCTCATCGCCTGCATTGCCCCTTATGTGTACGTGTTTGTCACCTCCGGCATCGCCATCTATTACTTCGACTACGTGGTGGAGCACAGCGAGATGCTCTCTCCCTACATCATGGTCTCCAGCTTTGTCAGCATTCTGGGCTCTTACCTGTGTAAGAAGCTGGTAAAAGCCATCACCGCCCGGCGCACCTTCCTGCTGGCCTTGGTGTTCATGGCGGCCTGCTCCGGCATCGCCTTCCTGCGGTATGAGCACATGTACGAGGTCATCGTGTTCATGAGTCTGGTACAGCTGGGCTTTGGCGTAGTCATTGCCAGCCAGCCCATGCTCTACTCCGACGTCATCATCTACAACCAGTGGAAGACGGGCAAGAACGCCGCGGGCTGGATCACCGGTCTGCAGATGGTGCCTCTGAACGTGGGTATCGTATCCCGGGGTCTCATCATCTCCGCCTGCCTGGCGGTGGCCTCCTTTGACCCCAACATGGTCATGGATGTGATTCCCACTGAGCTGAAAACCGGCATCTGCGTGGCCTTCATGGTTATCCCCGGCGCGGTTCTTCTGGTGGGTGCCCTGATCTTTGCCTTTGGCTTCCGTCTGAAGAAGGAGATGGTGGAACAGTACCAGGCCGAGATCAACGCCAGACAGTGAAAGGATGGGAGAGCACATGAAGATCCTTCATATTTCCGACATTCATTACCGCCAGAGCTATGAATCCTGCGAGAAGGGGTACAAGGCGGTGCTCTACCGGATGCAGTCCCCTCTGGAGCCCTTGGGCCGCTGCCTGGCCCAGGCCCGGGAGGCCTATCCCGACCTGGACTGCCTGCTCATCTCCGGCGACCTCACCGAGGACGGGACCGCCCAGGACTACGCCCAGCTGCGGCAGTTTATTGAGGACCAGGTGGGCGGTCTGCCGGTGGTGGTAACTCTGGGCAACCACGACAATAAGGCGTCCTTCTATCAGGGTTGGCTGGGGCAGGAGCCCTCCTCCGAACCATACAACTGCGTGGCCCACTTTGGGGACACGGCCATTATCTCCTGGGATACCTCGGTCCAGGGCAATCCAGATGGGATCATTACCCCTCAGCAGATGCAGTGGCTCAAGGATGCCTTTGCCCAGATTCAGGACCGGCACATTATCCTGATGACCCACCACCACTTTATGGAGCACCAGGCCTCGGTGCCCGCCATCCCCGATCAGAAGGAGTTCCCTGAGCTGCTGCGGGACCGTCAAATCGACTGCCTGCTGTGCGGCCACACCCACCACAAGTTCGCCTACTTCTATGGGGACGTGCCCTACTACACGGTGGACGGTATGTCCTTCTACGCCGACCTGCTGATGAATGGTGCGGTGCGTTTCCGGGAGACCTACGGATACAACTACTACAAAATTGACGACGGTATGGTGTCGGAGCACCGCACCGCCACCTTCAACACCGGAAAAGTACTGGACACCATGTTCTGGTAACCAGGCTTTTCTGAACAACGTGCAGGGAGAGGAGCGGGTCCTCTCCCTGCACGGGCGTTTCTCGGATAGACCGGGATGAATCGAATAAAAAGGAGATTTTTATGATGGAACTGATCTTAGACACCCATTCCCATACCATTGCCAGCGCCCACGCCTATTCTACGGTAACCGAGCTGGCCCAGGCCGCTTCGGACAAGGGTCTTAAGCTGCTGGCCGTGACCGACCATGCCCCCGCGCTGTCCGACTCCAGTCCGCTGCTGCACTTCATGAACTACCACGTGCTGCCCAAGACGCTCAAAGGGGTAGAGATGCTCTACGGGGTGGAGCTGAACATCCTGGATTTTGAGGGGCACATCGACATGCCCGAAGACATCCTCCAACGCCAGGACATCTGCATCGCCAGCTTTCATACCGAGTGTACCAAGCCGGGTACCCTGGAGGAGAATACACAGGCCTTTCTGGGGGCCATGGACAATCCCTATGTGAACATCATCGGCCACCCGGACGACGGGTATATCCCCGTAGACTACGAGGCCCTGGTGAAAAAGGCCAAGGAGGAGGACATTCTGCTGGAGGTGAACAACGCCTCCTTGCAGACTGCCTACTTCCGGCTCAACACCAAGGACAACGCCAAAACCATGCTGAAGCTGTGCAAGGAGCTGGGTGTACCTGTTTCGGTGGGCAGCGATGCCCACTACGCCGACACAGTGGGCCGCTTTGACGGGGCCCGGCAAATTTTGAATGAGGTGGGTTTCCCCGAGGAGTTGGTGGCCAATACCTCGGTGGAGAAGTTCAAAGCGCTTCTGGCCAAGCGGCTGGAGCACGGGAAGCGGAGCTGACCCGTGGAGGCGCTGATGAGTGTTTATGGGCTTCTCCAGGAGCTTAACCCGGTTTCCATGGTGGTGCGCATCCTGCTGGCTGCCTGCTGCGGCGGCATTCTGGGCATTGAGAGGGCCAAGAGCAACCAGGCCGCCGGGATGCGCACCTATATGCTGGTGTGCCTGGGCTCCACGGTGGTCATGCTCACCAGCCAGTATATGGCCCAGTACTTTAACACCGGGGACCCAGCCCGGCTGGGCGCCCAGGTCATCAGCGGCATCGGTTTTCTGGGGGCGGGAAGCATCATGACCGGGGGAAAGCTGGAAGTGCGGGGGCTTACTACCGCGGCGGGACTGTGGACGGCGGCCTGCATCGGCCTGGCTGTGGGCATTGGCTTTTACGCCGGCGGTATTTTAGGCACTGCGGCGGTCTATCTCACTGTCTCCTGCCTCAAGCCGGTGGCCTACCGTTTTTCCCGGGACCACAACCGCTTTGGGCTGTACATTGAGGTCAAACGAATGGAGTATCTCCCCGTGGTCTATAAGCTCATCGAGGAGTTCGACGGCTATCTCAGTGACAAAGAGGTGTCCGAGTGCCGGGAGGATGGCAGCTGCGGAGCGGTTCTGTCCATCAAGCTGCCCCGGGAAAAGATGCCCGAGGAGATCATGGAAATGCTGTCACTGGAGCCTTTTGTGAAGGACGTCAAATTTATCAACTATAACATTTGAGCCCCGGCGGGCTCAGCCAGAAAGGGATCGGATATGAAAGAATTTAAGCGCGTCTTTGTGGTGGTGTTGGATTCCATGGGGGTGGGTGCCATGGCCGACTCCCCGGAGTACGGGGACGTGGGCGTGGACACTTTGGGTCATATCTCCCAGAGCGTGGAGGCGTTTCACATTCCCAACCTGCAAAAGCTTGGGCTGGCCAATCTGCACCCGCTTCAGCAGGTAGAGCCAGTCAGCCGACCCGCCGGGCGGTTCTGCCGCCTGCGGGAGGCCAGCCGGGGCAAGGATACCATGACCGGCCACTGGGAGATGATGGGGCTGTACGTGACCAAGCCCTTTGTCACCTTCACCGACCACGGATTCCCCCCAGAACTCATCCGGGAGCTGGAGCAGCGCATGGGAAGGAAGATCATCGGCAACAAGAGCGCCAGCGGCACCGAGATTCTGGAGGAGCTGGGGGAGGAGGAGATCCGGGAGGGACACCTCATTGTCTACACCTCCGCCGACTCGGTCCTTCAGATCTGCGGCAACGAGGAGACCATGGGCTTGGAAAACCTGTACCGGTACTGCGAGATCGCCCGGGAGCTGACCATGCGGGACGAGTGGAAGGTGGGGCGTGTCATTGCCCGGCCTTACACCGGTATGAAGCGGGGCGAGTTCAAACGAACTGCCAACCGCCACGACTACGCATTAAAGCCCTTTGGGCGGACGGTGCTTAACGCTCTAAAGGACGGGGGCTATGACGTGATCTCGGTGGGCAAGATCTTTGACATCTTCGACGGGGAGGGGCTCACCGAGTCCAACAAGTCCAAGTCCTCCGTCCACGGTATGGAACAAACTATCGACATTGCCGGGCGGGATTTTGCCGGCCTATGCTTTGTCAACCTGGTGGACTTTGACGCTCTGTGGGGCCACCGGAGAAACCCGGAGGGCTATGCCAGGGAGATCGAGCGCTTTGACGAGAAGCTGGGAGAGCTGCTGGAGCTGCTGGGGGAGGACGATCTGCTGATCCTTACTGCGGACCACGGCAACGACCCCACCTATACCGGCACCGACCACACCCGGGAGATGGTTCCCCTGGTGGCCTGGTCGCCCCGGTACACCCGGGGCGGTCCTCTGGAAGATCAGGACACTTTCGCGGTCATCGGAGCCACCATTGCGGAGAACTTCCAGGTGCCTATGCCGGAGGGGTCCATTGGACATTCGATTCTGTCCCAGCTGCGGGACGGAGAATAAAGGAGGAGACGAAGATATGGACGATAAAGAACTGATCCGGCTGGCCCACCAGGCCCGGGAGCGTGCCTACGCCCCTTACTCTAACTTTTTGGTGGGGGCGGCCCTGGAGACACAGGACGGAAAGGTGTACCTGGGCTGCAACATCGAAAACGCCTCCTACGGAGCCAGCAACTGCGCTGAGCGCACCGCCTTCTTTAAGGCGGTGTCGGAAGGGGAGAGGCACTTTGCCAAAATTGCCATCGTAGGAGGCACGCGGGAAGCAAAGGTCTGTCCCACCTGCGCGCCCTGTGGGATCTGCCGCCAGGTGATCAGTGAATTTTGCGATGGCAAGACGTTTATCATCCTTCTGGAGGGAGAAGGCGGAGAGATCAAGCGATTTACTCTGGATGAGTTGCTCCCATTTGCGTTTAAAAAAGTATAACGATGCGGTTCCCTGGACGGTATTTCGTCCAGGGAATTTTTGTATAAAGAAAACCACCCGCCAGGCGAGTGGACCCGAACTGCACTTCAAATTTTTCCTTTATTTACAACTCAGGAAATTGGGTACTGCAAACCCAAAAAGTATTTTGCTCCCGGAGATTAAGAAAACTTAAGAGAATGTTTATGAGCCTTCCCTATTTGCTGTGATATAATCCCAAAATCAAGTCAAGATATGGTGGGGGAGGCCAGGACATGAAACGCATCATCACAAATGGAATCACCAATCTGGAACCACTGGCCGGCAGCAGTAAATGGTATTGGGGCGCCGACTATGCCAGCGGAGATTTATACGAAGCCGAAGAGCTGTTCCGCAGCGGTCATCCAATCCGCAAGAACCGGCTTGTCCTGGTCCGCTGCCCGGAGGGCACAGTCTATGAGCCGGTATGCACCAAGCCGGGGCAGTACTTGGGCAGACCGGCGTACCACAATGGACAGGTTGTGTTGCTGCTGGTGGATTTTCCAAAGGAAGAGATTCGTATTTTGTCCTTCGATGAAGCAGAGGAAATCACTAAGCCGCTGGCGGTGTTGCCTCTCTCTATCGTGTCGGACTGCTATAATCTCATGCTGGAGGCATCACCGCTTATGCTGACCCGGTCCACCCACGACAATCAGTTCCAGATTATCTGGCCGGAACGCCGGGACTTTGCGATAGAGGACCATGAGTTTTTTGAGTTTCTGGAAGGAAACAGGCTGTATACTTCGGTCTGGTATGAGGACCCGGACTACCGGGAGGAGCTTCTGGTGCGGGATTATGATACCGGGGAACTGCTGGAGCGGATACCGGGAAGCCTCCGCCAGATGCCGAACGGCCAGAAGTGGCTCCTGGTGTGAGGAGGTGCCTATGAAACCGAATATTGAGAAAACACGGGCCTATTACCACAATCTCGGCCCAGAGAACATCTGTGATTGCGCCTACTGCCAAAACTACTGCGCCAGGGTGAAGACAGCCTATCCAGAGGTGGCGTTCTATTTGGCCTCCTTGGGAGTGGACATCGAAAAGCCCTTTGAGACCTCTCCGCTGGAGCCGGATGAGAACGGATACCTGGAATACTGCGTCTGTCAGTATGTCGTCTTTGGCAGATGTCCGAAGGACTTCACCCACCGGATCGGGGATGTGACCTTTGGCCGCTCGGACTGCCATCCCAATACAAAAATTGATGAGGAGCATTTTGTGCTGGATCTCTACCCCATCCATCTGCCATTTGAAGAAACGGAGGTAGCCAACGATGAAGGACCTGAAATGTAACACTGTAATGGAGACAGCAGCCAAGAAGCATCCTCCTCGGAACGGTATGAATACGGTGCACCGCAAGGAGTTTGAGTTCCAAGGGTGCGTGGAGGTGCCGATGGAGCTTTCGGAGGACCAGTTTCTGGATCGGTTCCTGATGTTCATCGAGGAGAACGGCTGGAGTTTCGGTGGCGGTGTACGAACCATCGTAGACGGCTACTATATCAACGGGGACGGCACACCGGGAGAGCCGGTTTGGCCGGAAGAAGAATTTGTATAATCAAGCTTCTGAGGAACTGATAGAGGATAAAATGATACTCCCAAGGGGAATCACAGTATTTTGGAACGTGGCCCCTGAACCGCCTTTGTAAATGGTCCGCGAGATTAGATTTCATACTTGGCCCTGAGATAAAACATGGTCACTGGGAAATGCCGCTTTCCCGGTGACCATGTTCTTTTTAAATAATACTGCTATGAGAAGATTACCACCAGGCGGAGCCGTTCCATCTGCGGTTCAAAAAATGGGGGACTGCAAACCACAAGAAGCATTGCATTTCCAGGAGGTTAAGAAAACTTAAGAGAATATTCATAGAGGATTTTGCTCTCCATGGTATTATCCCTTTGATTTGTATATGTAATATTTTTTAAAAATATACTGAAACCTCATGGGGCACTGAAATAAAGTCAGCATCTTGTTGTCATTGATTTTTAAATACGGTAAAGGCGGCGATAAAATGGAATATATTCTGCAAACAGATAATCTGTCAAAAGTCTACGGAACAAAAACTGTTCTTAATCATGTGAGTATCCATGTGCCCAAAAAGTCGATCTACGGTCTGGTGGGAAAGAACGGGGCCGGAAAGACTACGCTTATGCGGATTATCTGCGGCTTAACCCAGCAAAGTGAAGGCAGCTATACCTTGCTGGGAAAGTCAAATGACGATGCCGCACGGAACAACATGGGCGTGTTGATCGAAAAGCCTGGTATCTATGAACACATGACCGCACTGGAAAATCTGCGCTATTTTTCCCTGCTGTTTGGCCTGCAATCTCAAGATCATCATAAAATACTGGAAATGGTCGGTCTGCAAAACGCAGGGAAAAAGAAAGCACGCCAATTTTCTCTGGGAATGAAGCAGCGTTTGGGCATTGCCATTTCTTTGCTGGGAAATCCCGATTTTCTCATTCTCGATGAGCCCATCAACGGCCTGGACCCGGAAGGGGTCTATGAGATGCGTAAAATGCTGGCGACCTTAAATCGCGAGCACGGCACCACCATCATGATCGCCAGTCATATTTTAAGCGAGCTACATAAGCTGGCAACGGATTACGCGATTATCGACGGCGGATGTCTCATTGATGAGTTCAGTAAGGAAACGATGGAGCGCGCATGCAGCAGCGGCGTTCAGGTTACGGTGGAACCGGAATCTCTGCAAAACGCCCAAACACTTATTGCCTCCCGTTATCCTGACGTCCGGTGTGAAGTGCTTTCCAATCAAAGCCTGCGCCTGCACGAGAAAATCAATCCAGCGGACCTGAACCAGTTCCTGGTGGAGCACAATGTTCGGGTATGTGGTTTGGGGTCAAACGAGGAAGACATTGAGAAATTCTTTGTAGAAAAACTTTCCGGAGGGCACGCGGTATGAAAAATCTGATTCGCGGACATATTTACCAGCTGAAAAAAGACAATTTCTTTTTCGGTTGCCTTGCGCTCAGTTGTGTTTCCCTGTTTGTATCGATCCGGCTGTCTCTTTCTCTGGCATTTGCCGATGCCCCTGTTATGGGGATCGAGGAGCTGTTTAATACATTTTTGGGTGGCGATATCGCCCTTTATATCTTCATGCTGCTGACTGCAAATATAGTTGCGGAAGCCTATCGCTCCGGTGTGATGAAGAACATTGTAGGGCGGGGGATCGGGAAGAAACCTTACTATCTCTCCATCGTTCTTACGATATCTGCCGCATATGTATTGGTCATGCTGATGGGCGGCATCGTTGCCGGCGTTCTTGCAGGCAGCAAATTTGGCATGGGGACCATTTCTTATCCTGGTTACTATGCTCTTTCCGTTGTTGCGCGCATTCTTTTTGTGATGGCGCATATCAGCTTTGCGCTTACCGCAACGATCTACACCAGAAATGCAATTACAGGCGTTATTATTGGCCTTGCGATTCCCAATATCCCGAAAATTCTGGAGATGGTCCTGGGATTTTTGAGAATTCAAATTGACCTCGATTTTATCAAAATCTCTACGCATATGCCGTCTGTCTATGCGGCATCGAATGACCTGTCGTCCTTCCTGCCGTGCTTTGTTGTGTTGATCGGTTATCTCCTTTTATCCATCGTTGTTGGTTTCTGGCTTTTGAAGCATCAGGATATCAAGTGATACAACGGAATCATCGCAGATGATAAGAAAAAACCGGGAGGACAGGTTCTGAAAAGAGTGGCCCCCTAAGTGGTCAAAATCAAGCATTTCTGCACTCAGGTTTGGAAGTAAATTTGGAACCTTGTTTTTGCAACAACAAGCAGGAGAACCGCCATTTTCGCATTGAAAATGGCGGTTTTTTCACCGGAGCCTCATCTAAGGATTTCATAATTCAGGCCAAGGAAGAGGGGATGTGCGGACTCTTTCTGCTGAAGCGAACCACCGGCCCATATTCAAGGTTTCAGCGGCCCATAGAAATAAGAGGCAGTTGCACCGCCATCAATGAGAAAATCAGCGCCGGTGATGAAAGCGCCTTTGCCGCTCATCAGCAGTTCCGCCACATTAGCCACCTCATCCGCTGTGCCAGGACGTCCAGCAGGGCACTTGGCAAACATATTCTTGTAGAAGTCCCCGCGGGGGCCGTTAAACTCGTC
Encoded here:
- the udp gene encoding uridine phosphorylase; translation: MVYSQGKEFHIDLAKGEVGRYAVLPGDPGRCEKIAQYLENPRKIAQNREYVTYVGELMGERVAVTSTGIGGPSASIAMEELIHCGVDTFIRVGTSGGMQPEVCGGDLVIATGAVRAEGTTREYAPIEYPAVAHYEVVKALERAAQEMQAKYHVGVVQCKDNFYGQHSPETMPCHTWLTDRWEAWKACGALASEMESAALFITAAVRRVRMGTVLLVLANQTRREMGLPDVAVYDTDLAVKTAVAGIGQLIQADKNKK
- a CDS encoding phosphopentomutase, whose protein sequence is MKEFKRVFVVVLDSMGVGAMADSPEYGDVGVDTLGHISQSVEAFHIPNLQKLGLANLHPLQQVEPVSRPAGRFCRLREASRGKDTMTGHWEMMGLYVTKPFVTFTDHGFPPELIRELEQRMGRKIIGNKSASGTEILEELGEEEIREGHLIVYTSADSVLQICGNEETMGLENLYRYCEIARELTMRDEWKVGRVIARPYTGMKRGEFKRTANRHDYALKPFGRTVLNALKDGGYDVISVGKIFDIFDGEGLTESNKSKSSVHGMEQTIDIAGRDFAGLCFVNLVDFDALWGHRRNPEGYAREIERFDEKLGELLELLGEDDLLILTADHGNDPTYTGTDHTREMVPLVAWSPRYTRGGPLEDQDTFAVIGATIAENFQVPMPEGSIGHSILSQLRDGE
- a CDS encoding phosphatase, yielding MELILDTHSHTIASAHAYSTVTELAQAASDKGLKLLAVTDHAPALSDSSPLLHFMNYHVLPKTLKGVEMLYGVELNILDFEGHIDMPEDILQRQDICIASFHTECTKPGTLEENTQAFLGAMDNPYVNIIGHPDDGYIPVDYEALVKKAKEEDILLEVNNASLQTAYFRLNTKDNAKTMLKLCKELGVPVSVGSDAHYADTVGRFDGARQILNEVGFPEELVANTSVEKFKALLAKRLEHGKRS
- a CDS encoding ABC transporter ATP-binding protein; protein product: MEYILQTDNLSKVYGTKTVLNHVSIHVPKKSIYGLVGKNGAGKTTLMRIICGLTQQSEGSYTLLGKSNDDAARNNMGVLIEKPGIYEHMTALENLRYFSLLFGLQSQDHHKILEMVGLQNAGKKKARQFSLGMKQRLGIAISLLGNPDFLILDEPINGLDPEGVYEMRKMLATLNREHGTTIMIASHILSELHKLATDYAIIDGGCLIDEFSKETMERACSSGVQVTVEPESLQNAQTLIASRYPDVRCEVLSNQSLRLHEKINPADLNQFLVEHNVRVCGLGSNEEDIEKFFVEKLSGGHAV
- a CDS encoding MgtC/SapB family protein, encoding MSVYGLLQELNPVSMVVRILLAACCGGILGIERAKSNQAAGMRTYMLVCLGSTVVMLTSQYMAQYFNTGDPARLGAQVISGIGFLGAGSIMTGGKLEVRGLTTAAGLWTAACIGLAVGIGFYAGGILGTAAVYLTVSCLKPVAYRFSRDHNRFGLYIEVKRMEYLPVVYKLIEEFDGYLSDKEVSECREDGSCGAVLSIKLPREKMPEEIMEMLSLEPFVKDVKFINYNI
- a CDS encoding cyclic nucleotide-binding domain-containing protein; translation: MKILHDPVQKERLIQTHKLADYMTLDIHEISDLVCFARNEYLVTAGVPSDYLYFVMSGKTICFSYTTNEKNNCVSFTQHQTLVGEASSLFGKPPTFNVKALSDTVCIAINLPRYRTALLNDLTFVRNICELLASKINNEGRYSTTLLDPLEVRLAQFILLNTTNHLFTLQLTDCADALNTSYRHLLRIMKQLCALNILSKEHNCYYIQDRDALERVSSGELLIYE
- a CDS encoding YggL family protein, giving the protein MKDLKCNTVMETAAKKHPPRNGMNTVHRKEFEFQGCVEVPMELSEDQFLDRFLMFIEENGWSFGGGVRTIVDGYYINGDGTPGEPVWPEEEFV
- a CDS encoding metallophosphoesterase is translated as MKILHISDIHYRQSYESCEKGYKAVLYRMQSPLEPLGRCLAQAREAYPDLDCLLISGDLTEDGTAQDYAQLRQFIEDQVGGLPVVVTLGNHDNKASFYQGWLGQEPSSEPYNCVAHFGDTAIISWDTSVQGNPDGIITPQQMQWLKDAFAQIQDRHIILMTHHHFMEHQASVPAIPDQKEFPELLRDRQIDCLLCGHTHHKFAYFYGDVPYYTVDGMSFYADLLMNGAVRFRETYGYNYYKIDDGMVSEHRTATFNTGKVLDTMFW
- a CDS encoding cytidine deaminase, with translation MDDKELIRLAHQARERAYAPYSNFLVGAALETQDGKVYLGCNIENASYGASNCAERTAFFKAVSEGERHFAKIAIVGGTREAKVCPTCAPCGICRQVISEFCDGKTFIILLEGEGGEIKRFTLDELLPFAFKKV
- a CDS encoding MFS transporter, whose product is MREKKRNGLSRALRIFYGVGDCGYTLTTNVESYFFSFFLTNMAQYSMATISVITTVTSVVCAILVGVAGGIINSSKPMRWGRYRSWLVVIPWLIPLIYPFQFVKIGDGVVSGLIIMAAAIISHTLWQFPYVASISMISVAGKTQEERAQLSSTRAMWNSFSKVIFSLVGVPLAGVFASILGTKNQYAGVAFCLGLAMVIGYYIHFRMFEGYEEKEDTLQNQKAPAKEKTSLKDLAVSLVQNPSLVALLIACIAPYVYVFVTSGIAIYYFDYVVEHSEMLSPYIMVSSFVSILGSYLCKKLVKAITARRTFLLALVFMAACSGIAFLRYEHMYEVIVFMSLVQLGFGVVIASQPMLYSDVIIYNQWKTGKNAAGWITGLQMVPLNVGIVSRGLIISACLAVASFDPNMVMDVIPTELKTGICVAFMVIPGAVLLVGALIFAFGFRLKKEMVEQYQAEINARQ